From the genome of Ictalurus punctatus breed USDA103 chromosome 28, Coco_2.0, whole genome shotgun sequence, one region includes:
- the si:ch211-117m20.4 gene encoding C4b-binding protein alpha chain, whose translation MRPRAFLLLLFLGSASGMSTLRPAVEMNEITSTEMTTGMTSMDEDQGSGLLEDELTEIYWSGTAPFCFGGCRGRHRELKKDACGDSSCCWLGYKSLCRVNCGLPDVDFNGVVYGNDWWVGSMVRHECRSGFILVGEPTSTCQSNGKWTAKPSCLRVCRKGQVEINERDIDEECTSTCPSKYLVSIKHGCSFIDHCRIKDSGWKHWFTRCTHCECDCFIPCASAG comes from the exons ATGAGACCTAGAGCATTTTTACTTTTGCTCTTTCTGGGGTCAGCGTCTGGGATGTCCACCTTACGTCCAGCtgtggaaatgaatgaaataacaTCAACGGAAATGACAACAGGAATGACATCAATGGATGAAGACCAAGGGAGCg GATTACTCGAAGATGAGCTGACAGAAATATACTGGTCTGGGACAGCGCCTTTTTGTTTCGGAGGATGTAGGGGACGACACCGGGAGCTCAAGAAGGACGCGTGTGGAGATTCAAGTTGCTGCTGGCTGGGTTACAAGTCTCTCTGCAGGG TAAACTGTGGTCTGCCAGACGTGGACTTTAATGGGGTGGTGTATGGGAATGACTGGTGGGTGGGCTCGATGGTGCGGCATGAATGCAGGTCGGGATTTATTTTGGTTGGAGAACCAACAAGCACCTGTCAGTCTAATGGAAAATGGACTGCTAAGCCATCATGCCTCA GAGTGTGTCGTAAGGGCCAGGTAGAAATCAATGAGCGAGACATTGATGAAGAATGCACCTCCACCTGCCCATCAAAATACTTAGTGTCCATCAAGCACGGCTGTAGTTTCATAGACCACTGCAGGATCAAAGACTCAGGCTGGAAACACTGGTTTACGCGCTGCACCCACTGCGAATGTGATTGCTTCATTCCTTGTG CGTCAGCAGGATAG